The following DNA comes from Micromonospora chokoriensis.
TCCACCGCTACCCGCGGGTGGACGTCTCCGTCGCCGTGCCCGCCGACGCCCTCGCCGATCTGGGTCTGGTCGCGGGCTCGCTGGTCGCCTCCGGCCTGCGCCGACAGACCACTGTGCACGTCGTCTCCGGCCAGATCACCCTGATGGGCCTGCGGGGCAACACCTCCGCGACGATCACGTCCGGCCCGGTGGAGGCGCTCGGCATCCGTGGCGACCTCTCCATGGAGACGGTCTCCGGCGAGGTGATCCTCGCCGACAGCGCCGCCGACCGGGTGCGGGCGCAGACCGTCTCCGGCGCGATCACCTGCGACCTGGTCGAGAACCCTCGACGCAGCGAGATCCGGCTGACCACCATCTCGGGCGGCATCACCGTGCGGGTCCGCGAGGACAGCGACCTCGCCGTGCAACTGCAGACCGCCTCGGGCCGGATCACCAGTGCCTTTCCGCAGATCCGCACCTCGACGTTCCCACTGCGCAGCAGCGAGGGAGTGCTCGGCGCGGGCGACGGTAAGCTCTGGGCTTCCGCGACCTCGGGGAGCATCGCCCTGCTCGCCCGAGCCGTCGACGACGATTCCGAGGAGCTGCCGTGACCGCCGTGTTCAGCCACGGACGGCTCCGGCTCTACCTGCTCAAGCTCCTCGACGACGGCCCGAAGCACGGGTACGAGCTGATCCGCCTTCTGGAGGACCGGTTCCTCGGCCTCTACGCGCCCAGCGCCGGCACCATCTACCCTCGCCTCCAACGGTTGGAAGCCGAGGGCCTGGTCGCCCACACCGCAGCCGGCGGCCGCAAGACGTACGACATCACCGATGCCGGTCGTGCCGAGCTGCGCCAGCGGGCCGGTGAGTTGACCGAGCTGGAAGCGGACATCGCCGCTTCGGTGGCCGACCTCTCCAGCCTGGCCGGGGAGATCCGCAGCGAGGTACGCGGGTCGGTGCGCGACCTCAAACGGGAGCTGAGCGAGGCCACCCGGCAGACCCGGCGTACGCGCTGGGAGGTGCCCGCACCGCCGCCACCCCGGCCGGCGTCGGCCTCCGGGCCGCACGCCGCGCTGCTCGACGAGTTCGACAAGCGGCTGGCCGCGTTCACGTCCGAGGTGGGTCAACTCGTGCGCGCCCGGCGGTTCAGCGAGACGCAGCTCCGCACCGCGATCAGGTTGCTCGACGGCGCTATGGAGGGGCTGCGCCGCCTGTTGCGCTGAGTCGGAGAATCAGTCGGCCGCGACTCACAGGGTTTTTGCAGGAACCGTCCAGCGCTGACGCAGTGACGTCCCCGATGATGGGCCCATGCCCGCTACCCAGACCGAGGCGCGACTCCTCGTGGTCGAGGACGACCCCAACATCCTCGAACTGCTCTCCGCGAGCCTGCGGTTCGCGGGCTTCGACGTGGCCACCGCGACAAGTGGGAGCGCGGCGCTCAACGCCGCCAAGGACCACCGGCCCGACCTGGTGGTGCTCGACGTGATGTTGCCGGACCTGGACGGGTTCGAGGTCATCCGCATGCTCCGCGAGGGCGGCACGCGTACCCCGGTGGTCTTCCTGACCGCCCGGGACGCCACCGACGACAAGATCCGTGGCCTGACCCTGGGCGGCGACGACTACGTCACGAAGCCGTTCAGCCTGGAGGAGTTGACCGCCCGCATCCGCGCTGTGCTGCGCCGCACCACGACCGGCGAGCAGGCGCCCTCCCGGCTCACCTTCGCCGATCTGGAGTTGGACGAGGAGACCCACGAGGTGCACCGGGCCGGGCAACGCGTGCAGCTCTCGCCGACCGAGTTCAAGCTGCTGCGGTACCTGATGCTCAACGCCAACCGGGTGCTGTCCAAGGCGCAGATCCTCGACCACGTCTGGAACTACGACTTCCGTGGTGACGACAACATCGTCGAGTCCTACATCTCGTACCTGCGGCGCAAGGTCGACACCACCCAGCCTCGGCTGATCCACACCCTCCGTGGCGTCGGGTACGTCCTGCGCAAGCCGGCGGCGTGAACCCGGTCGAGCAGGCGAAGGGGCGAGTGCGCGGCGTTCCACTGCGGATCAAGCTGGTCACCTCGGTGCTGGCGCTGGTCGCCGTCGCGCTGCTGGTGATCAGCGTTTCGACCGCGTACTTCCTGCACAACTACCTGGTCGACCAGATCGACCTGGAGCTACGTGGATCCGCCAAGGGGATCCAGTCCCTCCCGCCGCAGACAAACAGCGTCTCGCTGCCCAGCGACTACGTCGTCGTGCTGACCAACCCGCTCACCGGCAAGGCACAGAACCCTCTGTACGACTCGTCCCGCTTCCGGGTGGAGGATCTGCCTCCGGTGCCGACCGACTCGAGCGGTTTCGAGGCGGAGGAGCAGGCCCGCGACGGTGTTCCGTTCACCGTTCGGGCCCGGGACAGCTCCGTGCGTTGGCGGATGCTCTACACCGAGCTGCCCAACGGCCAGGTCGCCGCGATCGGCCAGCACCTGACCGACGTGGACCTGGCCGTCAAACGACTCGCCTGGATCGATCTGCTGGTCGGCGGAGCAGTGCTGATCATGCTGGCCTCGGTCGGCGCGGCGATCGTCCGCGCCAGCCTCAAACCGCTGGTGGAGATCGAACGCACCGCCGCCGCCATCGCCGGGGGTGACCTGACCCGTCGGGTCCCCGATCCGGAGCAGGGGCAGGAGCATCCCACCTCCGAGCTGGGGCGGCTCTCCCGCGCGCTCAACGCGATGCTCACCCAGATCGAGGTGGCCTTCACCGCCCGGGCCGCCTCGGAGAGCGCGGCGAGGTGGGCGGAGAGCGCCGCCCGGGACGCGGCGGCCTCCGCCCAGGCGTCCGAGGCGCGGGCCCGGCGCTCGGAGGAACGCATGCGGCAGTTCGTCGCGGACGCCTCGCACGAGCTGCGGACCCCGCTGACCACCATTCGCGGTTTCGCCGAGCTGTACCGGCAGGGTGCGGCCCGTGCGCCGGAGCAGACCGCCGGCCTGCTGCGCCGCATCGAGGACGAGGCGGCCCGGATGGGGCTGCTGGTGGAGGACCTGCTGCTGCTCGCCCGGCTGGACCGGGAACGGCCGCTCTCGCTGACTCCGGTGGAGCTGCCGGTGCTCGCCTCCGACGCGGTGCACGCGGCCCGGGCGATCGCCCCGGATCGGCGCATCGAGCTGGAGATCGCACTCGATGCGGGCCCGCTCGTGGTCTCCGCCGACGACGCGCGGCTGCGCCAGGTGATCGGCAACCTGGTCACCAACGCGTTGACCCACACCCCGACCGACGCCGAGATCCGTGTGCGGTTGCACAGCGAACCGGGCGGCTTCGCCGTGGTGGAGGTGGCCGACACCGGCCCGGGCCTCTCCCCGGAGCAGGCCGAACGGGTCTTCGAGCGGTTCTACCGGGCGGACGCGGCACGAACCCGGCGGGCTGACGGCAACACCGGCACCGGCCTCGGCCTGGCCATCGTGGCGGCGTTGGTCGCGGCTCACCACGGTTCGGTCGAGGTGGCCGAGACGCCCGGTGGCGGGGCGACCTTCCGGGTCCGGCTTCCGCTGCTGCCCGAGGTGGACGACGACCCCGGTGAGTGACTTTCAGCCAACTTCCAGGACGGTTCCAGCTTGATCGCAGAGCTGGGGGGGAAGGTAGTGCCATGACCGAGTTCGAGTCCGACCCGCAGCGCCGGCCGGCCCCCACCGACGCCGAGCCGTCGCACCCCACCGCCGAGCTGCCGCGCGACGAGCGCGCGCAGTCCGACTCCCCGACCACTCCCATCGAGGTCGTCTCCACCGGTGGTGACGACCCGACGAGCGCCGTGACCCCGGCCGCGTCGCCCGCGCCGGCCGGCTCCTCCGCGCCCGCCCACCAGCCGACCGGGTACGAGCCGCCGACCGCCTACCAGCCCTCGGCCGCCACCCCGTCCGCGCCGCCATACCCGGTCTCCGGCTACCCGGCGCACGGCCAGTCCGGCTACCCGCAGCAGAGCGCCGGTCAGTACCCCGGTGCCCCCTGGTACCAGGGTCAGCAGTCCGGCTGGGCCGGCGGGGGCCAGCCGGGCATGGCGTACCCGGGTCAGCACCAGCAGCACCCCGGGCAGCACCCCCAGCACCCGGGCCAGCCGGTTCCGCCGTGGGGTCCGCAGGTCGCGCCGCCTGGTAGCGGCCCTCGGCCGGGGCGGATCGCCAAGTTCGCCGGGGCCGGCGTCGCGGTGTTCGCCCTGATGCTCGGGTCGGGCGTCGCCGGCGGCGCGCTCGCCCTGGCCCTCGACGGTGACGGCGGCGGTGTCACCCGCACCTACTCGGCGGCACCGGTGATCAACGGCGCGGACCTGCCGAAGATCGCCGCGTCCGTGCAGGACAGCGTCGTCTCGATCACGACCGACAGCGGTGAGGGTTCCGGGGTGGTGCTCAGCGCCGACGGGTACATCCTGACCAACAACCACGTGGTCGCCTCCGCCGCCGGCGGTAACGTGCTGGTGATCTTCGCCGACGGCAAGAAGGCCGAGGCGAAGGTCATCGGCACCGACCCGAAGACCGACCTGGCCGTGGTCAAGGCCAACGGCGTGAGCGACCTCAAGGCCGCCACGTTCGGTGACAGCGACGCCATGCAGGTCGGTGACCAGGTGCTGGCGCTGGGCAGCCCGCTCGGCCTGCAAGGTTCGGTGACCTCGGGCATCCTCAGCGCCCGGGACCGCACCATCCGGGCCGGTGAGGGTCAGCCACAGGACCCGACCCAGCAGCCGAGCCGGACCGTCAGCTCGATCTCCGGCCTGCTCCAGACCGACGCGCCGATCAACCCCGGCAACTCCGGCGGCGCGCTGGTCAACACCCGGGGCGAGGTGATCGGCGTGAACACCGCCATCGCGACCTCCGGCCAAAGCACCGGCAACATCGGCGTGGGCTTCGCCATCCCCAGCAACAAGGCCAAGGACGTCGCCGGCAAGCTCCAGCGCGGCGAGAAGGTCAGCCACCCGTCGCTCGGGGTCGGCGTCAACCAGGCCGAGGGCGGCGGCGCGCTCGTCGCGTCGGTCACGCCGGGCAGCCCGGCCGAGCAGGCCGGCCTGCAGCGCGGTGACGTCGTCACCCGGTTCGGCGACAAGCCGGTCAACGACT
Coding sequences within:
- a CDS encoding DUF4097 family beta strand repeat-containing protein, coding for MAGWTVESPQRLTVDGPVTRLDVRLVSGRLNVVATDGPTRIDVTHVGRRPVLIDHSDGRLSIRQERGRGWSDVLRWFRMIHRYPRVDVSVAVPADALADLGLVAGSLVASGLRRQTTVHVVSGQITLMGLRGNTSATITSGPVEALGIRGDLSMETVSGEVILADSAADRVRAQTVSGAITCDLVENPRRSEIRLTTISGGITVRVREDSDLAVQLQTASGRITSAFPQIRTSTFPLRSSEGVLGAGDGKLWASATSGSIALLARAVDDDSEELP
- a CDS encoding response regulator transcription factor yields the protein MPATQTEARLLVVEDDPNILELLSASLRFAGFDVATATSGSAALNAAKDHRPDLVVLDVMLPDLDGFEVIRMLREGGTRTPVVFLTARDATDDKIRGLTLGGDDYVTKPFSLEELTARIRAVLRRTTTGEQAPSRLTFADLELDEETHEVHRAGQRVQLSPTEFKLLRYLMLNANRVLSKAQILDHVWNYDFRGDDNIVESYISYLRRKVDTTQPRLIHTLRGVGYVLRKPAA
- a CDS encoding trypsin-like peptidase domain-containing protein encodes the protein MTEFESDPQRRPAPTDAEPSHPTAELPRDERAQSDSPTTPIEVVSTGGDDPTSAVTPAASPAPAGSSAPAHQPTGYEPPTAYQPSAATPSAPPYPVSGYPAHGQSGYPQQSAGQYPGAPWYQGQQSGWAGGGQPGMAYPGQHQQHPGQHPQHPGQPVPPWGPQVAPPGSGPRPGRIAKFAGAGVAVFALMLGSGVAGGALALALDGDGGGVTRTYSAAPVINGADLPKIAASVQDSVVSITTDSGEGSGVVLSADGYILTNNHVVASAAGGNVLVIFADGKKAEAKVIGTDPKTDLAVVKANGVSDLKAATFGDSDAMQVGDQVLALGSPLGLQGSVTSGILSARDRTIRAGEGQPQDPTQQPSRTVSSISGLLQTDAPINPGNSGGALVNTRGEVIGVNTAIATSGQSTGNIGVGFAIPSNKAKDVAGKLQRGEKVSHPSLGVGVNQAEGGGALVASVTPGSPAEQAGLQRGDVVTRFGDKPVNDSDDLVGAVQAGKVGDRVEVTFKRNGVEKTVTVTLAETP
- a CDS encoding sensor histidine kinase, which gives rise to MNPVEQAKGRVRGVPLRIKLVTSVLALVAVALLVISVSTAYFLHNYLVDQIDLELRGSAKGIQSLPPQTNSVSLPSDYVVVLTNPLTGKAQNPLYDSSRFRVEDLPPVPTDSSGFEAEEQARDGVPFTVRARDSSVRWRMLYTELPNGQVAAIGQHLTDVDLAVKRLAWIDLLVGGAVLIMLASVGAAIVRASLKPLVEIERTAAAIAGGDLTRRVPDPEQGQEHPTSELGRLSRALNAMLTQIEVAFTARAASESAARWAESAARDAAASAQASEARARRSEERMRQFVADASHELRTPLTTIRGFAELYRQGAARAPEQTAGLLRRIEDEAARMGLLVEDLLLLARLDRERPLSLTPVELPVLASDAVHAARAIAPDRRIELEIALDAGPLVVSADDARLRQVIGNLVTNALTHTPTDAEIRVRLHSEPGGFAVVEVADTGPGLSPEQAERVFERFYRADAARTRRADGNTGTGLGLAIVAALVAAHHGSVEVAETPGGGATFRVRLPLLPEVDDDPGE
- a CDS encoding PadR family transcriptional regulator; amino-acid sequence: MTAVFSHGRLRLYLLKLLDDGPKHGYELIRLLEDRFLGLYAPSAGTIYPRLQRLEAEGLVAHTAAGGRKTYDITDAGRAELRQRAGELTELEADIAASVADLSSLAGEIRSEVRGSVRDLKRELSEATRQTRRTRWEVPAPPPPRPASASGPHAALLDEFDKRLAAFTSEVGQLVRARRFSETQLRTAIRLLDGAMEGLRRLLR